The genomic segment CAAATAGGCACGCTGTTCAAGAACACCAAGCAGCCAATCTAAATTTAGCGATGGCGAACTCATAAAAAAACCACTTTAAACGACTACTAAACCTTCATCAGAGAAATGAAGTTTACCAGTTAATATGGCTTCATTTGTCTTTTCGCGCTCTTGTGACAAATCACTAATGTGTTCAAGTAATTGTGGATGAGTAGAAGCAACTTCAAGAAAAGCGCGTTTGGGCAACTTTAGAACTATTGATTTGCGTAAAGTTCGAATGGTCGCGTTTACTGGTTCGTTGGTTAACAACGAATGTTCACCAAACACATCACCTTCTTTTAGATGAGCAACAACAGTTCTTTTGCCATTAGTTTTCTTTGATACTTCTGCCTTGCCACTTAAAAGTAAATACAAACCATCCCCAGCAGCGCCTTCTTCAAGCAATTTTTCATTTTGTGCCACTTCACGACTTTTAAATTTTTCGATTAGTGTTCGGCGTTGCTCAGGATCAAGCGGCCTAAATACCGCCGAGGTTGCCATAAGATTTGACAGCAAACGCTGACGATAGAAACGAGCAATAATATGAGCAACTGATGAAAAATTCTTTATTACTTCAGCTAAAACGACACGCGAAACTTCAAATAATACCGTCTCTTCATCAGCAATTACGCTAGCTGAGCGCGGTGCTTCACCAATTAGTGCCATTTCACCGAAAAAGGCCCCATCTCCCAAATAAGCTAAAACTAATTCGTTACCGGTTTCTGCAACTTTCGTTACTTTTACCCGTCCACTAGAAATAATGAACATAGAATCGCCAACATCGCCTTCTCGAATAATCACTTCTTCAGGCAGCATAGAGCGCATATGCATTTGCTCCATGAGCTGAATGAAGGCGTTCTTGGGTAAATCAGAGAATAAAGGAATAGTAGGCAAATCAATTGGTGGTGGTGGCTGCTCTTCTATTAGAATTACATCTTCATCACCAAGTTCAGTGATCTCTTCAACTGGAGTTGGTGCTCGTGTTGGCGGTGTTGGTACGGCCACAGGAACTGCACGACCTGTCTTTTTGGCATACAGGTCTGCAAGCATTTTTTGCGTTAAGGTGTGGTCGGAATCAATTTCAAGAATGAGTTTGCATGCTGCTATAGCTTTAAGCAGTAAACCATCAGCCGCATAAGTTTGTGCAACAATTGTATATGCTTCAATTGCTTGTGGGTTTTGCCCAAGTTTACGAAAAATATCGCCACGTTTTAGATGTGCGGTAACATCTCTTGAGTCAATGGCAAGAATTTCGTCATATACTTCGATGGCCTTTTCAAGTTTGCCCTTTTGTACGAGCTTGGCCGCATCATCTTTTAATTTACGTAATTTGTCAGACATGACGGACCCCAAAATTTCTTAAATGTAGACTTAAGTTTTTAAATTAACAAGGTTGGGGGGTCAATGCGAGAAAAGCTTTTTAACAAGCCCAAGATTTTAGTTTTTTTAGCTCTGCAGCCGTTAAAATCCGCCATGCACCTTCGGGTAAAGGATCTAACTCTACCCCACCATATTCAATACGAATAAGCCTGACCACAAAATGGCCTACAGCCTCAAACATCCGTTTTACTTGATGATTTCGTCCTTCAAATAAAGTAATTTCTAGCCACGAATTTGATGAAGCTACTTTTGCAAGTCTTGCTTCGCATTGTGCGGTAGGTCGCGTTAATGAACCATCGGGGTTTTTAAGACGAACGCCCCTTTGCAGTC from the Deltaproteobacteria bacterium genome contains:
- a CDS encoding cyclic nucleotide-binding domain-containing protein, which encodes MSDKLRKLKDDAAKLVQKGKLEKAIEVYDEILAIDSRDVTAHLKRGDIFRKLGQNPQAIEAYTIVAQTYAADGLLLKAIAACKLILEIDSDHTLTQKMLADLYAKKTGRAVPVAVPTPPTRAPTPVEEITELGDEDVILIEEQPPPPIDLPTIPLFSDLPKNAFIQLMEQMHMRSMLPEEVIIREGDVGDSMFIISSGRVKVTKVAETGNELVLAYLGDGAFFGEMALIGEAPRSASVIADEETVLFEVSRVVLAEVIKNFSSVAHIIARFYRQRLLSNLMATSAVFRPLDPEQRRTLIEKFKSREVAQNEKLLEEGAAGDGLYLLLSGKAEVSKKTNGKRTVVAHLKEGDVFGEHSLLTNEPVNATIRTLRKSIVLKLPKRAFLEVASTHPQLLEHISDLSQEREKTNEAILTGKLHFSDEGLVVV
- a CDS encoding rRNA pseudouridine synthase is translated as LQRGVRLKNPDGSLTRPTAQCEARLAKVASSNSWLEITLFEGRNHQVKRMFEAVGHFVVRLIRIEYGGVELDPLPEGAWRILTAAELKKLKSWAC